Within the Nitrososphaerota archaeon genome, the region GGTCCATAAGCATGAGCTACTACATCTCCAGATACAACCATAGAAGATTTAAATGGATTTTCACTTTTAGATTTAAAAGAATAAATAACTAGAAAAAGTAAACCTAAAGGAACTAGCATTGGCCATAAAAAGCTTGAGAAAAGTGGAACTATTATTACTATGCATCCAGCAAATATATGTATAAGCCTTCTAGTAATCATTGGATGAAAACCTTTCTTCTTTCTTAAAAATTCACCTATAGCTACAATTATGAAAACGTATAGGTATGCTAGAATTACTAAAATTAAATCATTCATATTCATAATTTTTCATTTATAATATTAAAAAATACCTTTTTAAATTTTTTTATAATATTTTAGGAAATTCATGCCCACATTTTGGGCATTTAATATATTCGCAAGAAACAACACTTGGACAACTACCGCATGTAAATACTCTAGAATAAGAAATATCAAATTCATATCCACATTTTGGGCATTTAACAACCTTTTTTCTCATGAAAACCTTCTTAAATTTCAAAAAAGAAAATACCTATATATATTCTTTTTCTTATATTTTTTTGAAAGAAATGGAATTTCGTATGCTTCATATAGATAAACCTGGATTGCGTGCTTTAGGAATAGCTGAAAGTTTCAATATAGAAAAAAGCAAAAAATCTATTTTAGTAGGAATAGTTATGAGGGGAGATTTTATCATAGATGGATTAACGATATCTAATTGTAATGTTGGAGGAATGGATTCAACTGAAAAAATTATTGAAATGTTTAAAGCATTGAATAGAAATGATATAAATTTAATTATGCTTAATGGATGTGTTATTAGTTGGTTTAATATAATAGATTTAAATAAAATTTATAATGATTTAAAATTGCCGCTTATATGTATTACTTATGAAGAATCTCCTGGTTTAGAGAAATACATAATTCAATATTTTCCAAAAGATTATAAAGAAAGGATTGAAGTTTATAAAAGAAATGGTGAAAGAATTGAAGTATTATTAAAAACTGGATACAAAGTTTTTATAAGATTTTTCGGTATTTCTTTAAATGATTCTATTAAAATTCTTAATAAATTTACTTTACATGGTAGAATACCTGAACCATTAAGAGTTTCAAAACTTTTTGCTAAATCTCTTATCCAATTTTCTCTCTTCAATTTCTCTATTTCTAAAAGCAAAGAAAATTATAATAAATGATAAGAATAATATAAAAATAAAAAATTTTAAATTAGAATTAGATTCTTTATTTTCTTCTACTTTTTCTTCATAATTTGAAAATGAATTTTTTCCCCAATTTAATCTTCTTAAATCTTCTTTTAGAAGAAATGATATTTTTAAATCTTCACTCATAGAATTTTTTATTGAGAATGAATATTTTGAATTTGGCGGAAGGTATTCTATTATTTTTGATATCTTCTCTTTGGAAGTATTAATTAAAATCGGAATATTCTTTAAATAAAGATTTGGAGTTTTATTAAAAATATTTATATTAAAATTTGAATTGCCTCTTTCTATATAAATTAAAATTTCTTCATTTATTGTGAAATTTTTAGGCTCTATGTATATAGATTCTTCTTTTAATATTTTAAATATACATGTGATTGTAGAATTTATTGGAATATTTTTTAATATTATTTTTTCTCTCCCTTCTTTTATTGTAAAAATATTTTCTATATTATCTACATGTACTATAAAATTATGCGGTAAAAAAGGGTCTAGTGAATAATATATAAAAATATCTGCCCCTATTCTTTCTGTATAAAAAATTTTACATATTACATTTTTTATAGGTATTTTTAATTTATATTCTTCTTTATTTAAATAAACAATTAAATTCAATTCATTAAAATTTATTATTTCATCATCCATTAAATTTAATTTAATCTTTTTAGTATTATTAAAAGTGATTGTTCTATTTAATTCAATGATTTTCACATAAATTTCTTTCTCTATTTTTGCTAAATCTATTAAAATTTCATTTTCAAAACCATTATTTAAAATATTAGTATTTAAAATTAATGTTCCATTATTGTTTATTAAGAAAATGGAAAATAAGCTAATTAATAGAAAATTTAAAACCATCTAATAATTTATACGCTTTAAATTATTTAAGCTCCTCCATTTAATATATAGTGTATGGCATTATTATTTGCCCGGCTTTAAGAGCTGTTAAAGATGGCACAATAGCATACGAGCCTATAACAGCTCCGAATTTCTTTTTCCCAATATCGTAAACATTGCCAGCTAGAGAGACTTTTATTGTAATATCTTGTGCATAATTTACATCTGAAACACTTACATTATCACCAATTATTGCTCCCTCTCCTATTATTGAATTTCTTAAAGAAACATGGTCTCCTATTATTGAATTTTCTAAAACTAATGTTTTTTCTATTATACTTGAATTACCAATAGCGCTCTTTTCTCCAATATAAGTATAAGGACCTATTGTTGAATTAGCTCCTATAGATACATTGTCCATTATTATCGATGGCCCTTCTATATATGTTCCAGGTTTAATCGATACACCTTTACTTATAATAACTTTACCATCAATTGTTACTCCATTAAATTCTTTTACCCTTTCTCCTTCTATTAAATCCATGTATTTCCTATTTGCTTCTAACAAATCCCAAGGAAGGCCAATATCAAACCACCATCCTGGTTCGCATACAAAAATCCCTATCTCTTTCCCATTTTTAGCTAATAAGCTTAGTATATCTGTAAGTTCATATTCCCCTCTTTTTGAAATATGAATTTTCTCAAAAAATTTTAAAGCATCGTCCGATAATATATAAACTCCTGTATTTATATAATATTTTTCAATATTTTTAATTTCTTCTTCAGATGGTTTCTCTATAATTTCTTCTAGAAGATTATTTTTTACTTTTACAAGCCCGTATCTTTTTGGATCATGAGTTTCAGCAACCATCATTGCTCCATCCACATTTCCTTTATTAAAGAAATTTATGAAATCTTTTAATATACTAGATTTGATTACAACATCTCCATAAATTGTAATATAATATTTTTCATTTTTTAGAAATTCTGAACAAGAATATAATGCATGTCCAGTACCTAAAGGCTCTTGTTCAATGAATGATATTTTTACTCCTGGATTATTTTCTTCTAAGTATTTTATTATTTGTTCTTTATTATGGTGAATGGTTACACCTATATTTCCAATACCTATTTCCTTTAAAGAAGATATTACATGCCATAAAACTGGTTTTCCACATAATGGTAATAAATGCTTAGGTCTAGTAACTGTTAAAGGATGAAGCCTAGTTCCAGCTCCCGCTGCAAAAACTACTGCTTTATTTAACCCTTTCATTTCATTTTAAATATTATAAGATTACTTAAAATAATTTACTCTCATTTTCAAAAATATAGGATAATATTTTTAAGCTATTATTATTTTTTAAAGAAAAAGAAATGACACTATTTTTTATAGGATTGGGGATTAATGGCAATAAATATTTAACTTTGAAAGGATTAGAAGCTTTAAAAAAATCAAATAAAATTTTCCTTGATATTTATACTAGTAAAATAGATGAAGAAGATATTAAAGAATTATCTAAATTAATTTCTAAAGAAATTATTATAGCTAATAGAGAAATACTTGAAAATGAAGCATTGAAAATAATTGAAGAAGCTAAAGATAAAAATATTGCTATACTTATTCCAGGAGATCCATTTATTGCTACGACTCATATTTCTATAAAAGAAATAGCTTTAGAAAAGAAAATTAAAATTGAAACAATTCATGGAGTGTCAATAATTTCAGCTGCAATTAGTTTATCTGGATTAAGCACTTATAGGTTTGGAAGAATAGTAACGATACCAAAAACAAATAATATAGAACATCTAAGGCAACCTTATCAAGAAATCCTTGAAAATTCTTTAAGAGGATTGCATACACTTTCTCTTTTAGATACTAAAAATGGTGGGTTATCAATAAATGATGCATTAAAAAATCTTATGGAATTCGAAGAAATATATGGAGAAAATTTTTTAAAAAGAGATATGCTAGTAATGGCATTTGAAAAGATAGGTTATGAAAATTCTAGAATTATTGTAAAAACAATTGAAGAGCATATTAATGAAAAATATGAAAAATTTCCTCAATGTATGATTTTCTTAGGAGAGCTACAATATAATGAAAAAGAAATTTTGAAAAAAACATTCAATTTAAGTAATGAATATATTGATAAGCATAAATATGAAGATATTAGGAAAAAGAGATCAAGAATATATATTCAAAAACTTGAGAATGTTTTTAAGCAAATAGAATCTAGAAAAGATAAAATTTCTAATGAGAATGTTTTAAAAATAATAGAATATGCATATAATTATTATGAAGATGCGAAATATTTTTATGATAAAGGAGATTATCAAACTTCATTAATATCGTCATCTTATAGTGAAGGATTATTAGATTCTTTAAGAATGTTAGATTTAATAGAATTTGAATGGGAAAGTTTTTTATGATTTAAATAAAAAGTTTATTAAAAAATGATTATTTTAAAAAGTGAGAAAATGGAAAAGAAAGTTTTAGCTACTGGAGTATTTGATTTAATTCATCCAGGGCATATTCTATTTTTAGAAA harbors:
- a CDS encoding DUF99 family protein; its protein translation is MEFRMLHIDKPGLRALGIAESFNIEKSKKSILVGIVMRGDFIIDGLTISNCNVGGMDSTEKIIEMFKALNRNDINLIMLNGCVISWFNIIDLNKIYNDLKLPLICITYEESPGLEKYIIQYFPKDYKERIEVYKRNGERIEVLLKTGYKVFIRFFGISLNDSIKILNKFTLHGRIPEPLRVSKLFAKSLIQFSLFNFSISKSKENYNK
- a CDS encoding sugar phosphate nucleotidyltransferase encodes the protein MKGLNKAVVFAAGAGTRLHPLTVTRPKHLLPLCGKPVLWHVISSLKEIGIGNIGVTIHHNKEQIIKYLEENNPGVKISFIEQEPLGTGHALYSCSEFLKNEKYYITIYGDVVIKSSILKDFINFFNKGNVDGAMMVAETHDPKRYGLVKVKNNLLEEIIEKPSEEEIKNIEKYYINTGVYILSDDALKFFEKIHISKRGEYELTDILSLLAKNGKEIGIFVCEPGWWFDIGLPWDLLEANRKYMDLIEGERVKEFNGVTIDGKVIISKGVSIKPGTYIEGPSIIMDNVSIGANSTIGPYTYIGEKSAIGNSSIIEKTLVLENSIIGDHVSLRNSIIGEGAIIGDNVSVSDVNYAQDITIKVSLAGNVYDIGKKKFGAVIGSYAIVPSLTALKAGQIIMPYTIY
- the dph5 gene encoding diphthine synthase → MTLFFIGLGINGNKYLTLKGLEALKKSNKIFLDIYTSKIDEEDIKELSKLISKEIIIANREILENEALKIIEEAKDKNIAILIPGDPFIATTHISIKEIALEKKIKIETIHGVSIISAAISLSGLSTYRFGRIVTIPKTNNIEHLRQPYQEILENSLRGLHTLSLLDTKNGGLSINDALKNLMEFEEIYGENFLKRDMLVMAFEKIGYENSRIIVKTIEEHINEKYEKFPQCMIFLGELQYNEKEILKKTFNLSNEYIDKHKYEDIRKKRSRIYIQKLENVFKQIESRKDKISNENVLKIIEYAYNYYEDAKYFYDKGDYQTSLISSSYSEGLLDSLRMLDLIEFEWESFL